ATATGCCACTGCTACTAAAACTTGTTATTAAAATGTTATTCTTTTTTAAACTATCCAACAAGTGAAATGCTAACCAGAAAATGTATTTCAGACAgttatttttaaatacaaagTAGATAATCTAAATAAATCAGGTTATGCGATTcaatttattatgtttatattcTTACAGATCATCTCTTACGTCGTCAAACACTGCTTATTAAAAAGAGGGAAATTAAATATGCAATTCTTCAATTTATAAAGAACTACAAGACAATGAATCAAATGTCATGAATGACAACAAAACGTTTCATATGAACAATAATAATGTTTGTAGTTCGCATATCACAATTAAACCAACGTAAGATTCATTGACCATTGGCATCCAATTGCTAAACATGGGGTTTTCTATATATTAGACCAGCACCGAGTCACTACAACTAAGTGATTAACATGTATTAGCTCTCTTTCTTATGCTTGTTTTTTACTTGTGCGTTGTAGTTTCTGTTACCATGGCAGGAAAGAGCAAAGTCCTAGTGATTGGAGGCACAGGGCACCTTGGAAAATACATAGTGGAGGCAAGTTCAAAAGCAGGACACCCCACGTTTGCTTTGGTTAGGGAGAGCACTGTTTCTCACCCTCAAaagtctaatctcattgagagcTTCAAGAGCTATGGAGTCACTCTTGTTTATGTTTGTATCCTCCAATCACATATCAGTACTCATTTGTATAACTACTTCAAATTACAGTCTGTTAATATGTGATTTATTGTGTAGGGTGATCTAAGTGATCATGCAAGCCTTGTTAAGGCAATCAAGCAAGTTGATGTTGTCATCTGCACTGTAGGTCCATCACAAGTAGATGATCAACTGAACATCATAAAGGCAATAAAAGAAGCTGGCAACATTAAGGTGCATACATGCATTATGTccaaatatatgtatttttgttatgtagcaaaaggaaaatagaaagTGGGGTTATACTTTGAAACAGAGAAAACACAAACATAATGTGTTTTTTGTATTATCAGAAGTTTCTCCCATCAGAATTTGGGGTGGATGCGGACCGGAATGAAGCGGTTGGGCCGGCGGCGAGCTTCTTTGAGAAAAAAGCGAAAATTCGAAGGACGATCGAAGCCGAAGGAATTCCTTATACTTATGTCATTTCTAATGGCTTTGCTAGATACTACTTAGCAACAATGTCACAGGAAAATGCCACGGCTCCTCCAAAGGATAGTATAGTCATTCTAGGAGATGGAAATGTCAAAGGTAATGACTCTAATTGATTTAGAGATAATACTCAATTTAGTCCTTAAACTTTACACGGCGTTCAGTAAAGTTGGAGGACTAAATAGAAGCAATTGAAACTTCAAAGAATAAATTGAGGCTCACGTATAAGTTTAGAGACCAAATTGACTATTATCTCGATTGATTTATAATATCTGTAGTTTTGTATGCTGAATTATATTAAGTAAAGTTGAAATTGTTGTTTCAGCAATTTATGTGGAGGAGAAAGACATTGCAGCTTACACAATCAAAACAATAGATGACCCAAGAACCTTGAACAAATCTCTCTACCTAAGGCCCCCTGCCAATGTTTTGAGTTTCAACGAGCTTGTATCCTTGTGGGAGAACAAGATTAACAAGACCCTTCACAAAATTTACGTTCCAGAAGATCAAATCCTTAAGAGCATCCAAGGTGGGTAATTAacagaaaattaatttattcacaaaatcaaatcaacttataataagaattatttttggtgTGNNNNNNNNNNNNNNNNNNNNNNNNNNNNNNNNNNNNNNNATGATGTTGGCGGTATGCCACTCACTAATAGTAAAAGGAGATTGTGTAAACTTTGACATAGCGCCTTCGTTCGGGGTTGAGGCTTCTGAACTTTATCCAGAAGTGAAGTACACAACGGTCGACGAATATATGAATCAATTTCTCTGAAAATCTAAATCtctaattaataacaataacaataagcATATCAGATGGACTAGTTCCTGCTCCTGCATGCAATTATAAATCTTAAGACTGAGTTAATCAGATGCACAGTTACTAGTTAACACTTTATTTTGTTGGATGATTGACTACCAATAATATAATGTATTTCTTTTGAATTATACACTTATTATTTAAAGTATTACTATATATTAGCTTTTTCCAATTGGCCACATAGAACCTTTACATATACAGAATAGAATAGTAAGCAAACCAACTTTGACAAGAGAGCAGCGAAATGTTTTGTTTATTATTCTGCAGAAACTCACACATATGCACCATGGGTTAGTCAATTTTGGTGTGAGCGGGCATCAATTATTTGATGAGTAGATACGATGAGCTAGATAGATTAAGTTTGATGGAAGTAACGGATGCATGATCTTAAATAAAATGTAATATTTTGAGATTAATTTTGAAGTACTATCCACAACAAGGTTATGAATTATACTTACGTAGTCACGTGTACACACCAAATCAAttactattttaaaatatatatttaaaatttttaatgtaaataataataataataataataataataataaagagattgaaatcaatttttcttacgtattttttccattttcttaATCTTTTTACGCATCTACTATTATATTAGTTGATTACTTgattattggtttaaaaaagttaattttctagaaaaaccaaattaattaaatgtGTACCAGTGAGCGAGAGAGTAAATGTTGAAAAAAATGTACTTATTAGACGGCAAAGCAAAATAAACCAGGCACAAATTTAAATAGACTATATTGTACTAATAATACTGACAAGAATTTTGTATCTCATACCAAAGATAGAGGGCTTATTTGGGTGAGTTtctaagaaaagatctttttttgagttatttttttttaaaagatcttataaaaaaata
The Arachis duranensis cultivar V14167 chromosome 5, aradu.V14167.gnm2.J7QH, whole genome shotgun sequence genome window above contains:
- the LOC107487967 gene encoding phenylcoumaran benzylic ether reductase Pyrc5 (The sequence of the model RefSeq protein was modified relative to this genomic sequence to represent the inferred CDS: added 21 bases not found in genome assembly), which codes for MLVFYLCVVVSVTMAGKSKVLVIGGTGHLGKYIVEASSKAGHPTFALVRESTVSHPQKSNLIESFKSYGVTLVYGDLSDHASLVKAIKQVDVVICTVGPSQVDDQLNIIKAIKEAGNIKKFLPSEFGVDADRNEAVGPAASFFEKKAKIRRTIEAEGIPYTYVISNGFARYYLATMSQENATAPPKDSIVILGDGNVKAIYVEEKDIAAYTIKTIDDPRTLNKSLYLRPPANVLSFNELVSLWENKINKTLHKIYVPEDQILKSIQESSFPRNMMLAVCHSLIVKGDCVNFDIAPSFGVEASELYPEVKYTTVDEYMNQFL